In Siniperca chuatsi isolate FFG_IHB_CAS linkage group LG16, ASM2008510v1, whole genome shotgun sequence, the following proteins share a genomic window:
- the slc30a2 gene encoding zinc transporter 2 — protein sequence MDNNAANSEKSQLIHEKNAKTYSLKLQSSFPDSKEHYPDFPFKNGGMAGAIELKRPVGAHCHGTKALVCEDSVDKLLAKKKLYIASVVCLVFMIGEVIGGYLAHSLAIMTDAAHLLTDFGSMMVSLFSLWISSRPPTKTMNFGWHRSEILGAFISVISIWIVTGALVYLAIERIVRNDYEIDGHVMLVTSGCAVIVNIIMAYILHHSTTFHAHGSGYHQIDEDSQSPVAHGHSHSLLSGHGNASVRAAFIHVVGDLLQSVGVMVAAIIIYFRPEYKVADPICTFLFSVFVLCTTITILRDVFRILMEGSPKGIEFNSVKEVLLSVKAVKSMHCLHLWALTLGQALVSVHLAIEEGADAQSVLQEATDLLHTKFGFYSITIQVELYSEDMSHCSHCQDPSD from the exons ATGGATAATAACGCTGCAAATTCGGAGAAATCTCAACTGATACACGAGAAGAATGCGAAAACGTATTCTCTGAAACTACAAAG CTCATTTCCGGACTCCAAAGAGCATTATCCCGACTTCCCTTTTAAGAATGGAGGCATGGCTGGTGCCATCGAGCTGAAACGACCCGTCGGTGCCCACTGCCATGGTACCAAAGCCTTGGTGTGTGAGGACAGTGTGGACAAGCTGCTGGCCAAGAAGAAACTCTACATCGCTTCAGTCGTCTGCCTCGTCTTCATGATTGGCGAGGTCATAG GAGGCTACCTGGCCCACAGCCTGGCCATCATGACTGATGCAGCCCACCTCCTGACAGATTTTGGCAGTATGATGGTAAGCCTGTTCTCCCTGTGGATCTCCTCCAGACCGCCCACCAAAACCATGAACTTTGGTTGGCACAGATCAG AGATCCTCGGGGCGTTCATCTCAGTCATTTCCATCTGGATTGTCACGGGGGCTCTGGTCTATTTAGCCATCGAGAGGATTGTACGCAACGACTATGAGATTGATGGCCATGTAATGTTAGTCACCTCCGGGTGTGCCGTCATTGTCAATATAAT cATGGCCTACATCCTCCATCATTCGACCACTTTCCACGCCCACGGCAGCGGTTATCACCAGATAGACGAGGACAGTCAGAGTCCCGTCGCTCACGGCCACTCCCACTCGCTCCTCAGTGGCCATGGCAACGCGAGCGTCCGGGCCGCCTTCATCCACGTGGTCGGAGACCTGCTGCAGAGTGTCGGCGTCATGGTGGCAGCGATCATCATCTACTTTCGG cctGAGTATAAAGTTGCAGATCCCATCTGTACGTTCctgttctctgtctttgtgctctgcaccaccatcaccatcctCAGAGATGTCTTTAGGATACTCATGGAAG GGTCTCCTAAAGGAATAGAGTTTAACTCTGTGAAGGAGGTACTGCTGTCTGTGAAGGCTGTGAAGTCGATGCACTGCCTGCACCTCTGGGCTCTGACTCTGGGCCAGGCACTGGTGTCTGTTCACCTGGCTATAG AGGAGGGTGCTGACGCTCAGTCTGTGCTGCAGGAGGCCACTGATCTGCTCCACACCAAGTTTGGTTTCTACAGCATCACCATCCAGGTAGAGCTCTACTCTGAAGACATGAGCCACTGCTCCCACTGCCAGGACCCCAGTGACTGA